A genome region from Microbacterium terricola includes the following:
- a CDS encoding LLM class flavin-dependent oxidoreductase, producing the protein MNPSPAPALSVLDLVPVRAGQTSAQAVSASLDLASVADRLGYRRYWFAEHHNMPAVASTTPPVLVAAAAGRTSTIRLGSGGVMLPNHAPLIVAEQFAALEAIAPGRIDLGIGRAPGSDPVITQLLRMSGTPSDVERFPQHIRDILALVSPEGATLEFTAGGTYDVHATPAAQTTPEVWLLGSSDYSAQLAASLGLPYVFANHFSGDGLERALSLYRGQFRPSEAHPEPRTFLTVNVVAAPTADEAHARALPQARMMSRLRGGRPLVPLETVEQAAAAEASDLLAAPILEGLRQRWFIGTGAEVAASLRSFAATHGVDEVMLSPVSGSFDAEAMDAAPGRIQTLELIAAGLN; encoded by the coding sequence ATGAACCCTTCCCCCGCCCCCGCCCTCTCCGTCCTCGACCTGGTGCCCGTGCGCGCCGGGCAGACCAGCGCACAGGCGGTGTCGGCATCCCTCGACCTCGCCTCCGTCGCCGACCGGCTGGGCTACCGCCGCTACTGGTTCGCCGAGCACCACAACATGCCGGCGGTCGCCTCGACCACGCCGCCCGTACTGGTGGCCGCCGCCGCGGGGCGCACGTCGACCATCCGTCTCGGGTCCGGTGGCGTGATGCTGCCGAACCACGCTCCGCTCATCGTCGCCGAGCAGTTCGCCGCGCTCGAGGCCATCGCGCCCGGTCGCATCGACCTCGGCATCGGCCGCGCGCCCGGCAGCGACCCGGTGATCACCCAGCTGCTGCGCATGTCGGGCACCCCGAGCGACGTGGAGCGCTTCCCCCAGCACATCCGCGACATCCTCGCGCTGGTCTCGCCGGAAGGCGCGACCCTCGAGTTCACCGCCGGCGGCACCTACGACGTGCACGCGACACCCGCCGCACAGACGACTCCCGAGGTGTGGCTGCTCGGATCCAGCGACTATTCGGCCCAGCTCGCTGCGTCGCTCGGACTCCCCTATGTGTTCGCGAACCACTTCTCCGGCGACGGACTCGAGCGTGCCCTCAGCCTGTACCGCGGGCAGTTCCGGCCGAGCGAGGCTCACCCCGAGCCGCGCACGTTCCTCACCGTCAATGTGGTGGCGGCGCCGACCGCCGACGAGGCGCACGCCCGCGCGCTGCCCCAGGCGCGCATGATGTCCAGGCTCCGCGGCGGCCGCCCGCTCGTTCCGCTCGAGACGGTGGAGCAGGCCGCGGCCGCCGAGGCGAGCGACCTCCTCGCCGCCCCGATCCTCGAGGGCCTCCGCCAGCGGTGGTTCATCGGCACCGGTGCAGAGGTCGCCGCATCCCTCCGCTCCTTCGCGGCCACGCACGGGGTCGACGAGGTGATGCTCTCGCCCGTGTCCGGTTCGTTCGACGCGGAGGCGATGGATGCTGCGCCCGGCCGCATCCAGACGCTCGAACTGATCGCCGCCGGCCTGAACTGA
- a CDS encoding cryptochrome/photolyase family protein yields the protein MPGPSLVWFRDDLRLADNPALRAAIHRGEPIIGLYVLDEESRGIRPLGGAAKWWLHHSLASLGERISERGSILVLRRGPAAAVVRDIAAATGAGAVFWNRRYGGAEREVDTEIKTVLRHDGLEVDSFAASLLFEPWTVQTGAGTPYSVFTPFWRACQSMPAPRAPLPEPREVPGPSTPPASDDFDAWQLLPTEPDWAEGLRDTWEPGEPAARARLRAFLEDDLGAYDRARDEPAAGVTSGLSPRLRWGELSPHQVWHETVAHRGSGAHAASAQRFLSELGWREFAAYTLFSAPDLATKNWRSEFDAFPWPRLNRSHLTAWQRGRTGVPLVDAGMRELWHTGVMHNRVRMVVGSFLVKNLLIDWRHGEQWFWDTLVDADAASNPFNWQWVAGSGADAAPYFRIFNPELQAKKFDPHGEYVKRWAPEYSAGEDPQPIVDLGETRRAALDAYDAVKRSR from the coding sequence GTGCCCGGTCCCTCGCTCGTCTGGTTCCGCGACGACCTGCGCCTCGCCGACAATCCGGCGCTGCGTGCGGCGATCCACCGCGGCGAGCCGATCATCGGCCTCTACGTGCTCGACGAGGAGTCGAGGGGAATCCGTCCGCTCGGCGGAGCGGCGAAGTGGTGGCTGCACCACTCGCTCGCCTCGCTCGGCGAGCGCATCTCCGAGCGAGGCTCGATCCTGGTACTGCGGCGGGGTCCCGCCGCGGCCGTCGTCCGCGACATCGCCGCGGCGACCGGAGCCGGCGCGGTGTTCTGGAATCGCCGCTACGGCGGGGCGGAGCGCGAGGTCGACACCGAGATCAAGACCGTGCTGCGCCACGACGGGCTCGAGGTCGATTCGTTCGCCGCGTCCCTGCTCTTCGAGCCGTGGACCGTGCAGACCGGTGCGGGGACGCCCTACTCCGTCTTCACGCCGTTCTGGCGGGCGTGCCAGTCGATGCCGGCGCCGCGCGCTCCCCTGCCCGAGCCGCGCGAGGTCCCCGGCCCGTCCACCCCACCCGCGTCCGACGATTTCGACGCGTGGCAGCTGCTGCCCACGGAGCCCGACTGGGCCGAAGGCCTGCGCGACACCTGGGAGCCCGGCGAGCCGGCCGCACGCGCGCGCCTGCGCGCCTTCCTCGAGGACGACCTCGGTGCCTACGACCGCGCGCGGGACGAGCCGGCGGCCGGCGTGACGTCCGGGCTCTCGCCGCGTCTGCGCTGGGGCGAGCTGAGCCCTCATCAGGTGTGGCACGAGACGGTCGCACATCGCGGATCGGGTGCGCACGCCGCATCCGCCCAGCGTTTCCTCTCGGAGCTCGGCTGGCGCGAGTTCGCCGCATACACGCTCTTCTCCGCGCCAGACCTCGCCACCAAGAACTGGCGCTCGGAGTTCGACGCCTTCCCCTGGCCACGACTCAATAGATCGCACCTCACGGCATGGCAGCGCGGCCGCACCGGAGTGCCGCTGGTCGACGCGGGAATGCGGGAGCTCTGGCACACCGGGGTGATGCACAACCGGGTGCGCATGGTGGTCGGCTCGTTCCTGGTGAAGAACCTGCTGATCGACTGGCGGCACGGCGAGCAGTGGTTCTGGGACACGCTGGTGGATGCGGATGCGGCGAGCAACCCGTTCAACTGGCAGTGGGTCGCGGGCTCCGGAGCGGATGCGGCGCCGTACTTCCGCATCTTCAACCCCGAGCTGCAGGCGAAGAAGTTCGACCCGCACGGGGAGTATGTGAAACGGTGGGCGCCGGAGTACTCGGCGGGCGAGGATCCGCAGCCGATCGTCGATCTCGGCGAGACCCGCCGCGCCGCGCTGGATGCGTACGACGCCGTGAAGCGGTCACGCTAG
- a CDS encoding LacI family DNA-binding transcriptional regulator, which produces MSKRLAEVARKVGVSEATVSRVLNGKPGVSEATRQAVLTALDVLGYERPTKLRGERARLVGLVLPELTNPIFPALAEIIGGGLTQNGYTPLLCTQNAGGISESEYVDLLLQQQVSGVIFLGGNYSQADAPHEHFERLRQVNLPTVLVNARIPSLDFATVSTDDVAAAEQAVLHLHQLGHRRIGMVLGPLDHIPSRRKLDAATRLLERLGSPLDEDLVVRGLYSLESGQAGAARLFAAGATAVVCASDPLALGAVRAARRLGMRVPEDVSVVGFDDSALMSCTEPPLTTVRQPIEPMGRTVIELLLSQIAGTTEAGDELLFEPELVLRSSTGPVRA; this is translated from the coding sequence ATGTCGAAGCGTCTCGCCGAGGTGGCGCGCAAAGTCGGAGTCAGTGAGGCCACGGTCAGCCGCGTGCTCAACGGCAAGCCGGGGGTGTCCGAGGCCACGCGCCAGGCCGTGCTCACCGCGCTCGATGTGCTCGGCTACGAGCGGCCGACCAAGCTGCGCGGCGAACGGGCTCGGCTCGTCGGCCTGGTGCTGCCCGAGCTCACGAACCCGATCTTCCCCGCGCTCGCCGAGATCATCGGCGGGGGGCTCACCCAGAACGGCTACACGCCGCTGCTGTGCACGCAGAACGCCGGCGGGATCAGCGAGTCGGAGTACGTCGATCTGCTCCTGCAGCAGCAGGTGTCCGGCGTGATCTTCCTCGGCGGCAACTACAGCCAGGCCGACGCCCCGCACGAGCACTTCGAGCGCCTGCGTCAGGTCAACCTGCCGACGGTGCTCGTGAATGCGCGCATCCCGTCGCTCGACTTCGCCACCGTGTCGACCGACGACGTCGCGGCGGCCGAGCAGGCGGTGCTGCACCTGCACCAGCTCGGGCACCGCCGCATCGGGATGGTGCTCGGGCCGCTCGACCACATCCCCTCACGGCGGAAGCTGGATGCGGCGACCCGCCTCCTCGAACGCCTCGGTTCGCCGCTCGACGAGGATCTCGTCGTGCGCGGGCTCTATTCGCTCGAGTCGGGGCAGGCCGGCGCCGCCCGCCTGTTCGCGGCCGGAGCCACCGCCGTCGTCTGTGCGAGCGACCCGCTGGCGCTCGGGGCCGTGCGCGCGGCCCGCCGGCTGGGCATGCGCGTGCCCGAGGATGTCAGCGTCGTCGGCTTCGACGACTCGGCCCTGATGAGCTGCACCGAGCCTCCGCTCACCACCGTCAGGCAGCCGATCGAGCCGATGGGCCGCACCGTCATCGAGCTGCTGCTCTCGCAGATCGCCGGGACGACCGAAGCGGGGGACGAGCTGCTCTTCGAGCCCGAGCTCGTGCTGCGCTCGTCGACGGGTCCCGTCCGGGCCTGA
- a CDS encoding arabinan endo-1,5-alpha-L-arabinosidase encodes MTRRRMLRAHPIVALAVAAAAASALLTGCAPAASGARELTGDLATHDPAYAVSGDVEYVYSTGDPNVADGNIQIRSSADGTTWNARGAVWDEKPDWLSEAVPGVSNLWAPELIEHDGTWYLYYAASTFGQNTSVIALATNTTLDPDDPDYRWVDRGEVISSSPADDFNAIDPGVIVDEAGDPWLAFGSFWSGIRMVSLQWPDGGRADAAEPLRLADRGVPPNAIEAPYIVEHDGDYFLFVSFDSCCKALASTYRVMVGRADAVTGPYVDRAGVPLLEGGGTSVLEGDGQVHIGPGGQSSAAGTLAVHYYDGRLNGAFQLALLPLVWDAEGWPTVTW; translated from the coding sequence ATGACTCGTCGACGGATGCTGCGGGCTCACCCGATCGTGGCGCTCGCGGTCGCGGCGGCCGCAGCATCCGCTCTCCTCACGGGGTGCGCGCCGGCGGCGTCGGGCGCGCGGGAGCTGACCGGCGATCTCGCGACCCACGATCCCGCCTATGCGGTCTCGGGCGATGTCGAGTACGTGTACTCCACGGGTGACCCGAACGTCGCCGACGGGAACATCCAGATCAGGTCGTCGGCCGACGGCACGACGTGGAACGCGCGCGGCGCGGTGTGGGACGAGAAGCCCGACTGGCTCAGTGAGGCGGTGCCGGGCGTCTCGAATCTGTGGGCACCCGAGCTGATCGAGCACGACGGCACGTGGTACCTCTACTACGCGGCGTCCACCTTCGGCCAGAACACCTCGGTCATCGCGCTCGCGACGAACACGACGCTCGATCCCGACGACCCGGATTACCGCTGGGTGGATCGGGGCGAGGTCATCTCGTCATCTCCGGCCGACGATTTCAACGCCATCGACCCGGGCGTGATCGTCGACGAGGCGGGCGACCCGTGGCTGGCGTTCGGATCCTTCTGGAGCGGCATCCGCATGGTGTCGCTCCAGTGGCCGGACGGCGGACGAGCGGATGCTGCGGAGCCGCTGCGCTTGGCCGACCGCGGCGTGCCGCCGAACGCCATCGAGGCGCCGTACATCGTCGAGCACGATGGCGACTACTTCCTGTTCGTCTCGTTCGACTCCTGCTGCAAGGCGCTCGCGAGCACGTACCGCGTGATGGTGGGCCGGGCGGATGCCGTGACGGGCCCGTACGTGGATCGAGCCGGCGTGCCGCTCCTGGAGGGCGGCGGCACCAGTGTGCTCGAGGGCGACGGGCAGGTCCACATCGGCCCAGGCGGGCAGTCCTCCGCCGCCGGCACACTCGCGGTGCACTACTACGACGGGCGGCTCAACGGGGCGTTCCAGCTCGCACTGCTGCCCCTCGTCTGGGACGCCGAGGGCTGGCCGACGGTCACCTGGTGA
- the pheA gene encoding prephenate dehydratase gives MSTEPDAPTRRTYSYLGPAGTFTEAALAQVPEARGQNWRSVRNVGEALADVVEGRADAAMIAIENSVDGGVSTAQDALATMPGLRIVGEYLVPVDFVLVARPGTRLDQVSLIAAHPVAYAQCLQWLTEQLPAHAHVPAASNVASAMGLLEGTSDADAAIAAPGILEHHELELLAAHIGDNERAVTRFVLVARTVAPPPPTGADKTSLIVELPEDHPGALLELLEQFATRGINLSLLASRPIGDELGRYRFVIDADGHIEHERMADALMGLRRFSPKVIFLGSYPRADHAIVRYPQRYSDDVFVEARDWLRGLISGEPDA, from the coding sequence GTGAGCACCGAGCCCGACGCCCCCACCCGTCGCACGTACAGCTACCTGGGTCCGGCGGGCACCTTCACCGAAGCGGCGCTCGCGCAGGTGCCCGAGGCCCGAGGCCAGAACTGGCGCTCCGTCCGCAACGTCGGCGAGGCGCTCGCGGACGTCGTCGAGGGCCGCGCCGACGCCGCGATGATCGCCATCGAGAACTCGGTCGACGGCGGCGTCTCCACCGCGCAGGACGCCCTCGCGACCATGCCGGGGCTGCGGATCGTCGGCGAGTATCTCGTGCCCGTCGACTTCGTGCTGGTCGCCCGGCCGGGCACGCGCCTCGACCAGGTGTCGCTCATCGCCGCGCACCCCGTCGCGTACGCGCAGTGCCTGCAGTGGCTGACCGAGCAGCTGCCGGCGCACGCGCACGTGCCCGCGGCCAGCAACGTCGCCAGCGCGATGGGGCTCCTGGAGGGGACCAGCGATGCGGATGCCGCCATCGCCGCGCCCGGGATCCTCGAGCACCACGAGCTCGAGCTGCTCGCCGCGCACATCGGCGACAACGAGCGCGCCGTGACCCGGTTCGTGCTCGTCGCACGCACCGTCGCGCCGCCGCCCCCGACCGGCGCCGACAAGACCTCGCTCATCGTCGAGCTGCCCGAAGACCACCCGGGCGCCCTGCTCGAGCTGCTCGAGCAGTTCGCCACCCGCGGCATCAACCTGTCGCTGCTCGCCTCGCGTCCGATCGGCGACGAGCTCGGCCGCTACCGGTTCGTCATCGACGCCGACGGCCACATCGAGCACGAGCGGATGGCCGACGCCCTGATGGGGCTGCGGCGGTTCAGCCCGAAGGTCATCTTCCTGGGCTCGTACCCGCGCGCCGACCACGCCATCGTGCGCTACCCGCAGCGCTACTCCGACGACGTGTTCGTCGAGGCGCGCGACTGGCTGCGCGGCCTCATCTCGGGCGAGCCCGACGCCTGA
- a CDS encoding FxLYD domain-containing protein, producing the protein MSYDTVTNPAPPPAPLGATGPATPEQAVKKPRNVLGRVALVVAIIGMIFACIPGALIIGWILLPIAFVLGIVSLFRTGKGKSAGLTGLILSIVGTVIGASVFASLAVDAVDDAFSGSEAVAVAPADSGAVDVPAESAAAAAAAVDDIQIVESGFGAESSGSYWYGVVIDNPNSDYVFTSEPVTVEAVAEDGTILDSATSYVTLLQGQTILTGTFFSVGSSTIDHLDVRGPGADDATSSPANETGVMTVSDIKASTDYGMTTVSGTVSSTLGEDQELVSVEIIARDDSGTMVGSTTAFIDRLPTEGAAQFEGLFLDLPADVTFEATAVL; encoded by the coding sequence ATGTCCTACGACACCGTCACGAATCCGGCGCCCCCGCCGGCGCCGCTCGGCGCGACGGGTCCCGCCACGCCGGAGCAGGCCGTGAAGAAGCCGAGGAACGTCCTCGGCCGGGTCGCCCTGGTCGTCGCCATCATCGGCATGATCTTCGCCTGCATTCCAGGCGCGCTCATCATCGGCTGGATCCTGCTGCCGATCGCCTTCGTCCTCGGCATCGTCTCGCTCTTCCGCACGGGCAAGGGCAAGTCCGCGGGCCTGACGGGCTTGATTCTCTCGATCGTCGGAACAGTCATCGGTGCCAGCGTCTTCGCCTCCCTGGCCGTCGACGCGGTCGACGATGCCTTCTCGGGTTCGGAGGCCGTGGCGGTCGCGCCGGCCGACAGCGGAGCAGTCGACGTGCCGGCGGAGTCCGCAGCCGCGGCAGCCGCTGCCGTCGACGACATCCAGATCGTCGAGTCGGGTTTCGGCGCCGAGTCGAGCGGTTCGTATTGGTACGGGGTCGTCATCGACAACCCGAACAGCGACTACGTCTTCACGTCCGAACCGGTGACTGTCGAGGCTGTCGCCGAGGATGGCACGATCCTCGACTCCGCAACCAGCTATGTCACCCTGCTGCAGGGACAGACCATCCTCACCGGGACGTTCTTCAGTGTGGGCTCCAGCACGATCGACCACCTCGACGTGCGGGGACCGGGCGCCGACGACGCGACTTCTTCCCCCGCCAACGAGACAGGTGTGATGACGGTCAGCGACATCAAGGCGTCGACCGATTACGGCATGACCACGGTCAGCGGAACCGTGTCGAGCACGCTCGGCGAGGACCAGGAGCTGGTGTCCGTCGAAATCATCGCCCGCGACGACAGCGGGACGATGGTCGGCTCGACGACGGCGTTCATCGACCGTCTGCCCACCGAGGGCGCAGCCCAGTTCGAGGGCTTGTTCCTGGACCTGCCCGCAGACGTCACGTTCGAGGCCACCGCGGTTCTCTGA
- a CDS encoding PhzF family phenazine biosynthesis protein has translation MPEVLRYAAFIDPSEADGGNPAGVVLDADGLDDAEMQRIAADVGYAETAFLVGQDGAARRIRYYSPIAEVPFCGHATIATAVVLAEREGAGLFRFATPVGDVPIETIATDAGIRATFTSVDPVVSDLAPDVREALLALLGLSESDLDGAYGPRIARAGNPHPVLVIADRARFDGFSFDPVAVRSLMDEQGWTGTVTVMHRDPAGDWEARNLFPVGAITEDPATGSAAASFGGYLRALRAVPVGETTHVRIRQGRHVGRPCLLEVEIPPTGGIRVSGSAAAL, from the coding sequence ATGCCCGAGGTGCTGCGGTACGCCGCCTTCATCGATCCCTCAGAGGCCGATGGCGGAAACCCCGCCGGTGTGGTGCTGGACGCGGACGGGCTGGACGATGCCGAGATGCAGCGGATCGCTGCCGACGTCGGCTACGCGGAGACCGCATTCCTCGTCGGGCAGGACGGCGCAGCGCGCCGCATCCGCTATTACTCGCCCATCGCTGAGGTCCCGTTCTGCGGGCACGCCACCATCGCGACAGCGGTCGTGCTCGCCGAGCGCGAGGGTGCAGGGCTCTTCCGCTTCGCCACCCCGGTCGGCGACGTGCCGATCGAGACGATCGCGACAGACGCCGGCATACGGGCGACCTTCACCAGCGTGGATCCGGTCGTGTCCGACCTTGCGCCCGACGTGCGCGAGGCGCTGCTCGCGCTGCTCGGGCTGAGCGAGAGCGACCTCGACGGCGCCTACGGTCCGCGGATCGCCCGCGCGGGCAACCCGCATCCCGTGCTCGTCATCGCCGATCGGGCGCGCTTCGACGGCTTCTCGTTCGATCCGGTCGCCGTGCGCTCGCTGATGGACGAGCAGGGCTGGACCGGAACGGTCACCGTGATGCACCGCGACCCCGCCGGCGACTGGGAGGCACGCAATCTCTTCCCGGTCGGAGCGATCACCGAAGACCCGGCCACAGGGTCGGCGGCCGCGTCGTTCGGCGGCTATCTGCGCGCGCTCAGGGCCGTGCCCGTCGGAGAGACGACGCACGTGCGCATCCGCCAGGGGCGCCATGTCGGTCGTCCCTGCCTGCTCGAGGTCGAGATCCCCCCGACGGGCGGGATCCGGGTGTCGGGCTCCGCGGCCGCGCTGTAG
- the pgm gene encoding phosphoglucomutase (alpha-D-glucose-1,6-bisphosphate-dependent) has product MTRAGQPAEASDLIDIDELISAYYDKKPDAAVPEQRVAFGTSGHRGSALSTSFNEDHILATTQAIVDYRNGQGIGGPLFLGRDTHGLSLPAERSAIEVLIANGVDVRVDSRDSWVPTPSLSHAILTYNKGRALDDPGRADGIVVTPSHNPPRDGGFKYNPPNGGPADTDATGWIADRANELIAAGLDGVHRTPYKDIDGDALGEYDFRDAYVRDLANIIDVEAIKRAGVRIGSDPLGGASVEYWALIAEIYELDLTVVNPDVDPTWRFMTLDWDEKIRMDPSSPSAMASLVAKRHDYDILTGNDADADRHGIVTPDAGLMNPNHYLAVAIDYLYAHRDGWPADAAIGKTLVSSMIIDRVAESLGRTLLEVPVGFKWFVPGLLDGSVAFGGEESAGASFLRFDGTVWTTDKDGIILCLLAAEILAVTGKTPSQRYAELEEQFGASAYQRVDAPATPAQKAQLAKLAPDAVTATELAGEPITGKLSHAPGNGAAIGGLKVQTEHAWFAARPSGTEDVYKLYAESLRGEDHLKQVQEEARAVVAAALGS; this is encoded by the coding sequence ATGACTCGCGCAGGACAGCCGGCCGAAGCATCCGACCTCATCGACATCGATGAACTGATCTCGGCGTACTACGACAAGAAGCCGGATGCGGCGGTGCCCGAGCAGCGGGTCGCCTTCGGCACCAGCGGCCACCGCGGGTCGGCCCTGTCGACCAGCTTCAACGAGGACCACATCCTCGCGACCACCCAGGCGATCGTCGACTACCGCAACGGCCAGGGGATCGGCGGGCCGCTCTTCCTCGGCCGCGACACGCACGGCCTGTCGCTGCCGGCCGAGCGCAGCGCCATCGAGGTGCTGATCGCGAACGGCGTGGACGTGCGCGTCGACTCCCGCGACTCGTGGGTGCCGACGCCCTCGCTCTCGCACGCGATCCTGACGTACAACAAGGGCCGCGCGCTCGACGACCCCGGCCGCGCCGACGGCATCGTCGTGACCCCCTCGCACAACCCGCCCCGCGACGGCGGCTTCAAGTACAACCCGCCGAACGGCGGACCGGCCGACACCGACGCGACCGGCTGGATCGCCGACCGCGCGAACGAGCTGATCGCGGCCGGGCTCGACGGGGTGCACCGCACGCCGTACAAGGACATCGACGGTGACGCGCTCGGCGAGTACGACTTCCGCGACGCGTACGTGCGCGACCTCGCGAACATCATCGACGTCGAGGCGATCAAGCGTGCGGGCGTGCGGATCGGCTCCGACCCGCTGGGCGGCGCGTCGGTGGAGTACTGGGCGCTCATCGCCGAGATCTACGAGCTCGACCTGACCGTGGTGAACCCCGATGTCGACCCGACCTGGCGGTTCATGACCCTGGACTGGGACGAGAAGATCCGGATGGATCCGTCATCGCCGTCGGCGATGGCCTCGCTGGTCGCGAAGCGCCACGACTACGACATCCTCACGGGCAACGACGCGGATGCCGACCGGCACGGCATCGTGACCCCGGACGCGGGGCTGATGAACCCGAACCACTACCTCGCGGTCGCGATCGACTACCTGTACGCGCACCGCGACGGCTGGCCCGCCGATGCCGCGATCGGCAAGACGCTGGTCTCGTCGATGATCATCGACCGTGTCGCGGAGTCGCTCGGGCGCACCCTGCTCGAGGTGCCGGTCGGGTTCAAGTGGTTCGTTCCCGGCCTGCTCGACGGCTCGGTCGCCTTCGGCGGCGAGGAGTCGGCAGGCGCCTCGTTCCTGCGCTTCGACGGCACGGTGTGGACCACCGACAAGGACGGCATCATCCTGTGCCTGCTCGCCGCGGAGATCCTCGCGGTCACGGGCAAGACCCCCTCGCAGCGGTACGCCGAGCTCGAGGAGCAGTTCGGCGCCTCGGCCTACCAGCGGGTGGACGCCCCGGCGACGCCCGCGCAGAAGGCGCAGCTCGCCAAGCTGGCACCGGATGCGGTCACCGCGACCGAGCTCGCGGGCGAGCCCATCACGGGCAAGCTGTCGCACGCCCCGGGCAACGGGGCCGCGATCGGCGGCCTCAAGGTGCAGACCGAGCACGCCTGGTTCGCGGCCCGTCCATCGGGGACCGAGGACGTGTACAAGCTGTACGCCGAGTCGCTGCGCGGCGAGGACCACCTCAAGCAGGTGCAGGAAGAGGCCCGCGCGGTCGTCGCGGCCGCCCTCGGGAGCTGA
- a CDS encoding glycoside hydrolase family 13 protein, producing the protein MDSDARDDALWWRSAVIYQVYVRSFADGNGDGTGDLAGVRQHLGYLKDLGVDAIWFNPWYPSPLADGGYDVQDYRDIDPRFGTLAEAEALITEALALGIRTIIDVVPNHISDQHEWFQAALAAGPGSPERERFWFHPGKGEHGDEIPTHWVSSFQGTTWTRTTDADGTPGEWYLHMFTPEQPDLNWNHPDVRREHEDILRFWFDRGVAGVRIDSAALLVKDADLPEVGEKPDHPTEDRDELHDIYRSWRSIADSYPGTRVLVGEIWVPDIERFTHYLRSDELHTAFNFDFLARPWGAASFRESIEQTLAAHAPVGAPSTWVLSNHDVTRPATRYGREDTAFAFLKKRFGVPSDPELGLHRARAAALLVAALPGSLYIYQGDELGLPEVEDLPRELIQDPMHFRSGGVDPGRDGCRVPLPWSGAEPPYGFGPAGTEPWLPQPADWSTLTVQAQEADPASTLHLYRDALRLRREIPALGDGPLTWWDDAVPAAGHRGAASEILAFRRGDTFACVVNTGDDPVPLPEGTTVLLSSAPLDAGRLAGDSTAWLQVPAPTTTHTPEG; encoded by the coding sequence GTGGACAGCGACGCCCGCGATGACGCACTGTGGTGGCGCAGCGCCGTGATCTACCAGGTCTACGTCCGCAGCTTCGCGGACGGGAACGGCGACGGCACCGGCGACCTCGCCGGCGTGCGGCAGCACCTCGGGTACCTCAAGGACCTCGGCGTCGACGCGATCTGGTTCAACCCCTGGTACCCGAGCCCGCTCGCCGATGGCGGCTACGACGTCCAGGACTACCGCGACATCGACCCTCGCTTCGGCACGCTCGCCGAGGCCGAGGCGCTCATCACCGAGGCTCTCGCGCTGGGCATCCGCACGATCATCGACGTGGTCCCGAACCACATCAGCGACCAGCACGAGTGGTTCCAGGCGGCGCTCGCCGCCGGCCCCGGCAGCCCGGAGCGCGAGCGGTTCTGGTTCCACCCCGGCAAGGGCGAGCACGGCGACGAGATCCCGACGCACTGGGTCTCGAGCTTCCAGGGCACCACATGGACCCGCACCACCGACGCCGACGGCACGCCGGGCGAGTGGTACCTGCACATGTTCACGCCCGAGCAGCCCGACCTGAACTGGAATCACCCCGACGTCCGCCGTGAGCACGAGGACATCCTGCGCTTCTGGTTCGACCGCGGAGTGGCCGGCGTCCGGATCGACTCCGCGGCGCTGCTGGTCAAGGACGCCGACCTGCCCGAGGTCGGTGAGAAGCCCGACCACCCCACCGAGGACCGCGACGAGCTGCACGACATCTACCGGTCGTGGCGGTCCATCGCCGACTCCTACCCCGGCACGCGCGTGCTCGTCGGCGAGATCTGGGTGCCTGACATCGAGCGGTTCACCCACTACCTGCGGTCCGACGAGCTGCACACGGCGTTCAACTTCGACTTCCTCGCGCGGCCGTGGGGCGCAGCATCCTTCCGCGAATCGATCGAGCAGACCCTCGCCGCCCACGCCCCCGTCGGCGCGCCGAGCACCTGGGTGCTGAGCAACCACGACGTGACGCGTCCGGCCACCCGGTATGGGCGGGAGGACACCGCGTTCGCGTTCCTGAAGAAGCGCTTCGGCGTGCCGAGCGACCCCGAGTTGGGCCTCCACCGCGCCCGCGCCGCCGCTCTGCTCGTGGCGGCGCTCCCCGGCAGCCTCTACATCTACCAGGGCGACGAGCTCGGGCTGCCCGAGGTCGAGGACCTGCCGCGCGAGCTGATCCAGGATCCGATGCACTTCCGCTCAGGCGGCGTCGACCCCGGCCGCGACGGCTGTCGCGTGCCGCTGCCCTGGTCGGGTGCCGAGCCGCCGTACGGCTTCGGCCCCGCCGGCACCGAGCCATGGCTGCCGCAGCCCGCGGACTGGTCCACGCTCACCGTCCAGGCGCAGGAGGCCGACCCGGCGTCGACCCTGCACCTCTACCGGGACGCGCTGCGGCTGCGGCGCGAGATCCCCGCGCTCGGCGACGGCCCGCTGACCTGGTGGGACGATGCGGTCCCTGCCGCCGGTCACCGGGGCGCCGCATCCGAGATCCTGGCCTTCCGCCGCGGCGACACCTTCGCGTGTGTCGTCAACACCGGCGACGACCCCGTGCCCCTGCCCGAGGGCACGACCGTCCTGCTGTCGAGTGCACCACTCGACGCGGGGCGCCTTGCGGGCGATTCCACAGCGTGGCTGCAGGTCCCTGCGCCCACGACCACCCACACCCCCGAGGGCTGA